From the genome of Mycobacterium sp. MS1601:
GCCAGATTCAGCAGCGGGCGCTCCTGCGTCGAGATCTGCAGCGGGTCGATGACCACCGTCTCGGCGGGAAAACGCTCCATCGCGGGCAAGGTGAGCGTCAGGGGACGCGAGATGACGACCTCGTTGTAGTCGTCAAGGTCGAGCACCAGGCCGTCACGCACAGAGACACGTTGCACGACACAGTCTTTGATCCATTGGGTGTACATGACTTCTCCTTCGACGCAGCGGCGAGTCGTCACATAAGAGTACGACAAGTAGCGCTGCGCTACTAGAAGTATCGTTACGGTGTCTGGGGGTGCCGGGTGGCGCGGTCGACGACTCGTCGGGTGGCCCGGTCGATGCGATCGCGGGCATCGGCTGCTGACAGGCGCCCGCTGATGACGGCGAGGAGGTTGGCCAGCCAGATGTCGGAGATGATGCTGGCGACATGCAGGTGTGCCGGTGTGGGTTCACCGGCACTGAGGGTGCGGGCCAGCAGGGTGGTGATCGTGGCGGCGGCGAGGTCGAGCTCGGTGGCGGCGCGGGTGTCGGCCATGGCGAAGGCGCGGGTCATGGCATCGGTCAGCAGCGGGTCGCGCTGCCACCGCTCGTGCAAGTGGGTGGTGAGTCGGTCCAGTCGTTGCGTCGGTGTGCCCGGACCGCCTGTCCAGTCACCCGCGACGTCGAGGCGCTGAAACTCCCGAGTCAGCGCCGCCACCAACAGATGAGTCTTGGCCGGATAGTAGCGGTACAGCGTGCCCACGGCGATGCCCACGCGTTCGGCGACCGTTCGCATGCGGACAGCGTCATAACCGCCGGTTCGAGCAATAGCCAACGCGGCGTCCAGGATTGCGTCGCGGCGACCGGCCGACGCGCGCGAACGCGACCCGGCGGGGTTGGGGTCGGGGGCAACCGAACTCCCCCGATTGCGCAGGGGTTTGCTACTCAGCGAGGTGCTGGCGGCGGTCATGGCGTGTGACCGGCACCGCCGCCGTGACGCGAGAACTGCTCGAAGATCCCGCCGAAACCGCTGATGTCACCATGAGCGGCGAAATGCGCGGTGTCGACCGCGATGAACACTGCGCTCGCGGTGAACCGGGTCACCCCCGTGCAGGTCCCCGTCGCCGCGACATGCAGCGCCCGCCCCTTGCGGGCGCTGATGTGCGCGGTGATCCGGTGGGGCTGGTGCAAGGGCACTGGCTGCAAGTACTCCACGGTCAACGTGCGGGTCACCGCAGGCGTGCCGGCGATCCACAGCGTGAAGCCCAGCACGTCATCACAGGCGGCCGCGACCGCCCCGCCATGCGCCAAGCCCGGCGCTCCGATGTGACGCTCATCGAAGGTCACATCGGCATACACCGAATCCGCACGCCGGTAGACCTCCAGGCGCAGGCCGTGCGGGTTGGCCGGGCCGCACCCCATGCACGTCGGGGTATGAGAAGGAAGCCGTTCCGGCGATACTGCACTGTCTGGCACAAGAACGCCCCCGCTACATCTAGTTTCGCTGCGATACTCTTAGTACCACAAATGGTAGAATGTCGTGCGCGACATCGCCTGAAACCGACCGCCGAGGTGACCCCGTTGAGCGACAGCCGTCAGCCATCCCTACCCGACGATGACGACATCGACCCGCGGCGGATACGGTCACGCAACCGGTTACTGGATGCTGCGGCGACACTTCTGAGCACAGGAGGAGTCGAAGCCGTCACCGTCGATGCTGTCACCAAAGCATCCAAGGTTGCCCGCACCACCCTCTATCGACATTTTCAGAGTTCGTCGCATCTGCTGGCCGCCACGTTCGAGCGGCTCCTGCCGCAGGTAGCCACACCAGCACCCACCAGTGGTTCTCTGCGCGATCAGCTGATCGAGCTGCTCAGCCGCCAGGCCGCCCTGCTCAACGACGCCCCGCTGCACGTCACCACCCTGGCATGGCTCTCACTCGGGCCGGCCGGCACCAAAGACGACATTGACGATCCCCACACATCCGGGGCTCTGCGGGCCCGAGTTGTCGACCAGTACCGACAACCCTTCGACGCCATCCTCACCAACGCGGAAGCTCGCGCCGAACTCGGCAGCATCGACTGCGAACTCGCGATCTGCCAACTCGTCGGGCCTCTTGTGTTCGCACGAATGACCGGACTCCGCACGATCACTCGCGACGACTGCACAACCCTCGTCGACAACTTCCTCGCCGTGCACCGCCAAGCCGCTGCCCTGTCAGACGTGGTGGGCGCTGTCTGACCGGACCAAAAGCCAGTGGGCCACGGGGCCTAGACCGGAGCAGCCCAGGTGATGGGCAGCGACGTGTAGCCGCGGATCGGCCCGGACCGCAGTCGCACGGCGGACTCGAGATCGACCTCCCAGTCGGGGACTTTGTCCAGCAACGCATTCAGGGCGATCCGGGCCTCCATCCGCGCCAACGCCGCACCTAGACAGAAGTGGATCCCGCGTCCGAAGGCCACCTGGTGCTCACAAGTGCGATCGACGTCGAACACGTCCGGGTCGGGGAAGGCGCGCTCGTCCCGGTTCGCCGACCCGAACAGCAGTAGCACCCTGTCACCCCGTTTCATGGTCGTCTCGTGTAGAACGACGTCGCGGGTCAGGGTGCGTGAAAGTCCCTGAGCCGGTGAGTCGTAACGCAGCAACTCCTCCACCGCGGGCCCCAGGAGCGTTCGATCTGCGGCCAGACGGCGCCGGGTCCGCGGATGCTGAGCCAGCACGACTGCGGAGTTCCCCAGCAGGTTGGTGGTGGTCTCGTAACCCGCGACGAGCAGCAGCGCGCAGAAACCGAGGACCTCGTCGTCGGTCAGCCCCACGCCGTCGACCGTGGCGTTGACCAATGCCGACATCAGGTCCTCGCGTGGAGCCCTTCGGCGGTCGGCGAGGAACTCGGTGAAGTAGGCGTAGATCGACGCCGCAGCCGCCAGGGCGTCAGTGGTCTGCCCGTGGGTCACGTCGACCTGCACCAGCCGGCTCGACCACAGACGGAACCGATCGCGATCGGCTGCGGGCACGCCCAGCAGATCGGCGATCACCGCGGCGGGCAGGATGGCGGCGAAGTCGGCCACGAAATCGGCTGACCCCGACCCCTCGTCGAGGCGATCGAACAACTCCGCCGCCATCCGAGTAACGGCGTCCTGCAGACCGGCCACCCGGCGCGGGGTGAAGGCCCGGCTGACCAGAGCGCGCAGCTGATCGTGTCGCGGCGGGTCCATCACGATCATCATCGGCAGGAACGACCCGATGAAATCCGAACCCGGCGGGGTGGGGAAGATTCCGTCCACCGAGGAGTACGTGCCGTGATCCAGCGCTGCCGCCTGAACGTCGGCGTGCCGACTCAACACCCAGGTGTGCGACTCCTCGGCGCGGAACACCGGAGCGGTATCGCGCAACATCCGGTACGTCGGGTAGGGGTCGTTGAGGATCTCGGCGTCGAACGGGTCGTACCGGACACCCACGTCGACCATGGACACTCCCACCACCATCGCAACAACGGTTTAGACTCGGAGTCTAAATGGGGCGAACGAAAATGGGCAATGCGCAGAATTCCACGTCAGATCGCTGATCGACTCCCCGCAGCTGCGGACCTGTTCGCCGACAAGGGGCTCAACGACTCCAAAATTGAGGACGTCGCGGCAGCGACGGGCGTGCCGAAGGCGACGCTGTACTACTACTTCGCCGGCAAAGAGGAGATCCTCGCCTTTCTTCTCGAGGACCTGCTCAAGGACATCTCCGATGCCGTGACGGCGATCGTGCAGACCGACGGCACCGGAGCCGAGCGTCTCGAACTCGTCATCCGCGCACAACTGCGGGCGATGGCGCAGCGACCGGCGGTCTGCCGCGCACTCATCGGCGAGCTCGGGCGGGCGGCTCGGATGCCGGTGATCGCCGACATGATCAACACCGCCTACCAGCGACCGGTGGAGGCTCTGCTCATCGCCGGGGCACGCGACGGGTCCCTCGTCGCGCAGACCGACGCGCGGTCCACATCCATCGCACTGTTCGGTGCCGTCACCATCAACGCGCTTATGTATCTGGTCACCGAAAGCCAACTCAACGAGGCGGTCGTCGCCGGCACCCTCACCGCCGTCATGTTCGACGGGCTGCGCCCGCGACGCGGGGATCAGCCGTGAGCACCTACGGCCTGTCCGTTGTCGGCGCCGACCTCCAGTCGCTGGCCCAGACCGCCCAGGCTGCCGATGCGGCTGGGTTCGACGCGGCGTGGGCTTCGGAGTTCTATCACCGCTCCGGATCAATCTCCATGGCCGCGCTGGCGAACCGTACGCAGAACTGTCGGATTGGGTCCTCCATTCTGTACGGCGTCGGACGAAGCCCCCTGGTTCTAGCCACCGAGGCTCGCGATCTCGACGAGCTCTCCAACGGTCGGCTGGTACTCGGCATCGGTAACGGAACCCAACGCATGATGAGCGACTGGCATGGCGTGTCCGACACCTCTGCGCCCGCGCTGCGGATGGAGGAACTCGTCGCGTTACTGCGCCGCATCTGGAACCTCCACGAAGGTCCAGTGCGCCACCACGGCCGCTTCTACACGATGGACCTCGTTCCGACCGGCGACGTGCCACCCCTGCCCCGGCCGATCCCGATCGTCACCGCCGGCGTGCGTCCCCGTATGTGCGAAGCAGCCGGCAGAGTGGCCGACGGCCTTGCCGGACATCCGCTGTTCACGACCACCTACGTCCAGGAAGTCGTCCGACCGGCCATCGCCAAGGGCGCCGCACACGCCGACCGCGACCCCGGCGACGTCGAAGTCATCTCCATGGTCATGTGCTCAATCCACGAGGACCCCGAAATCGCCAGACGCGAACTGGCACAACAGATCGCGTTCTACTCAGCAGTCAAGTCCTATGGGTCCATGCTCGACGTGAATGGCTTCTCCGCTGAGGGCCGAGCCATCCGGGACGCATTCGCCCGACGCGATTTTCCGGAGATGTTCGCCGCGGTGTCCGACAAGATGATCGACGCCATGGGCGTGGCCGGAACGGCAGACCAAGTGCGCGACGGGCTCAAGCGCTACGAAGGCGTGCTCGACCACATCATGCTCTACTCACCATCAGTCGGCCTCACCCCGGAGCGCGTGCAAGAGAACCTCAACAGCCTCATCCAAGAATGCTCGCCACGCGGAACTTCTTCTTAGGCCATGCGGTAACTTTCGACGTCTCCCGTTCGGACAACCGCCCAGCCCACCAGACCGCCGACCACGAAAAACCCACCGGCCCCAGGACAGCCCGCCCAGCCCGGCGGCGCGGGACATGTCAACCACACCAACTCAACATCAAAACCCGCTCCCGCGATCTAGCGCTCAAAACCCGAGCTAGAGAACCCGCGCAAGTGGGCTTCAGGATCGCGGCATCGAACTGCGGTCCCTCACCGAAGCCATCGATACCACAGCACTACCGGCGGCGTTCCCCGGAAATGAGGTCGAAGTGATTCACGTGGAAGCCGAGCCCGACCCGGATGACCTCGATGTCGGCTACGCCCAGCTGGCGTCGGAGTTCAACAGCGAGACCGCCGATGGTGAACGTCGGGCTGCGCGGGACCGCTATGCGGGTCGGACTGGAGAGGCGGCGTAGAGAAGAACTCACCGGCCGCGTGTTCAGATCAGCCGGGGGTCGCCGTCGTCGAGGATGATGTGCCGTTCGCCGCGCTGGAGTGCGTCGAGGGCGAGGTCTATCTCGTGGACGGCGAGATTGGTGATCCGGCTGGGGTCGAGGACGATGATCTGATCAGCGTGATCAGCGCCGCCGCCGGCCGCAGACCGACGTACTCCGCGTTGGGGGCGACGACGAGCTTGCGTGTCGTCGTCGGTCAGCACGTGATGCCCCTCCCCCGCCATCAGGCGTTGTCGGCCGTTCTGCGGCGCAGCGTGTTCAGCTCGTCGAGCAGCTGCTCATAGCGCTGAAGGGACATGACGACGGCGGCAGGCTTACCGGCGGTGTCAGCCAGGACGACGTTGCCGCCACTGGTGGCCACCTGATCGATCAGGCGCTGATGCAGCTCGCGGACCGGGATCAGCTCACTGGGAACGGCTTACGCACCGCCGAGGGCCTCAACGGTGGTGCGAATCATGGGTTTCACCTTTCGGAAGTGGGTCGGTCTGGTGTCCCCTCGGCCCGTCTGTCGAGCCGAGGGGACACCGCCGAATCCGGTTAATGCTCAACCGCGTTCGGTGACCGTGGTGTTGGGGTGACGTGCGGCGGTGGAGCCCTTCACGAACTTGCCGGTGATGGCACTGCGGTGATGGGTTCCGCTGCTGCGGTTGGCGCCCCGTTCGGTGACCGTGGTCTTGGGATTGCGCGCCGCGGTGGACGCCTTGACGTAGCGACCGGTGGTCGCGCTGCGGTGATGGCCCTTGGCCATTGTCTTGTCCTTTCGGTTTGTCCGGCCCGGTGTTGAGCCGGATACCGGTCTATAAGTGCGCTCGTCGGCTCGATCCCTGAATTCCACGGAATCGTTTCGGTCGGTCTCGGCGGCGCGGCGTGCCAGGGCGTCGCCTTCGGCGGCGGTCACCGACCTGCGTGCGACTCGGGCGGTGCGGGTGCCCAACGAGCTGGCGTTGATCAGTTCGGTGAGGTGCTTGATGGTGGTCACGACGTCCTCTTTCGGTTTCGGAGTTGGCGGAGTTGGTGGCCGAGGAGGTTTTCCACGCTCTTGGCGTCGCGCAGCCCCAGCTTGTTGGCGATCTCGCGCTGGGTGAAGCCGTGCTCCTGCAGGAACAGTGCTTGGCGCGCCCGGTCGGTGGTCAGCAGGGCCATCGCTTCGGCCACGGTGTCGTTGGTGACGATGGTCGCCTCGATGCCCTTGATGACGTCGAACTCGTCTTCGGGGAGTTCGTCCATCGGCGTGGTGGCCTGCTCAATTCGTTCAAGTTCGGCCCGCAGTGCGCTGCGGTAAATGTTGGCGAATTGATAGAGGCACTGGCCGATGAAGAAGGTGCCCAGCGACGCCCCACCCGAGGACTGCCAGCGGTGGGTCTTGAGCACCTTGTCGCGGAAGTAGTTCAGCGCGGCGACCACGGTGTCGGTGGCGATGTCGTCGATGGTCTGGTCGTCGGGCCAGCCCTCGATGCGGCCCAGACCGTAGCCGGTCAGCGTCTTGGCCTTCGCATAGATGGTGCCGTGGCGGATCCAGGCGCGCAGCACGCCGAGGCCGTAGCGGGTCAGTTCGCGGGAGAACCGCGCCCACAGCCGGCCGGTGAACTGCTCCAACTGCAGCGCCAGCAACAGCTCCTCATCGGCTTGAAGACGCCGCAGTCGTTCCAGCTGTTCCAGCTCGTCGGCCAGTTCGGCGGCCAGATCAGGGTCGTCGAGCCAGGAACCGACCAAGCCCTCGTCGACGCGATGGATGTCGCCCTGGTTGTCCGGTTGTAAGCGCGCGGCATCAACGGGCGGGCCGGGGCGGCGTGCCGGTCGATCCATGGCTACATCTCCAGGAGGCGAGAAAGAGACAACCGATCCCTACGGTTGTCGCTTCCTCTTAAGTCCGCGCGTACCGCGAACCCCTGAAACCTGGAGAAAGTTTTTTTCCAAGCGAGCGGTCGCGGCCCGTGCGCTCGCCATTGTCCCAGGTCGACCCGACAATCCCCCGCATCCGGAAGAGGGGCTGCTGACGCCCCTGGGGCCGCTGGACCCGCCACGTGCGGCTCCTCGCGTGATGAGGTCGGTGCACCGGTGTCTGGCATGGAAGAACGCCGCGAAGTGAATCGACGGAAGCGGGGCGCGGGTGGGGCACCAAAGAAAAAAACCCCGGCCGCGTCATGGCTCCAGGCCAGAGAGGCGGTGTCCGGGGACTTCTGCCAGTTATGTTACCTCGGACCACGAAAAGGAGTCCAGTGGTAGAGACCCCCCAGCAGGCAGAGGTGCGTCGCGCCGCTGCGCTCGATCGAGCCATATCGACCCCGCGCTACGCGTCCTATCTGAACGCCGCCGGCCAAGACGCCGACCGTGCCCGCAAGCTCTACGTCTGGGACCGTGACCTTTCGACAGCCATTCTCGCGGACCTGGCCATCGTCGAAGTGGCGTTACGCAACGCCCTACACAACGCGCTGACCGGCACCTACGGACCTGAGTGGTACCAGAACATCGCCCTCGATGACCGCTCGATGAAGCAGGTCGAACGAGCCTGGGGCTATCTCCGCAATCCTCGGCAAGGCCACCCATCGACACCTGGGCGAGTGATCGCGCAGTGCACCTTCGGAATGTGGGTCAACCTTCTCGATGCCGGCGGCTACGCCGGCCGGGAGCCCCGCCGCGTCCACGCCGACTACGAGCAGCTGTGGCGATCGACGCTGCGCTCTGCATTCCCCGGTGGGCGCATCGAAGCACGAAACGACCCAAGCCCCCACGCGAGCTTCACCAGGACGTGGGTTCACTCCGTCGCCAAGACCGTCAACGTTCTACGCAACCGGGTCGCCCACCACGAACCCCTGCACAACGGATTCCCGTTGCCTGGCCAGCGGTCGGGTCAACAGCAGCCGAACCGCCTCACCGCCGCCGAGGGCGTCGAGGCCTACATGAAGCTCACCCGCATGATCGACCGCAACCTCGCAGAGTGGATCGCCAACAACACCAAGGTCACGACCCTGCTGGCCACACGTCCATGAGCCTCGCTGGCAATACCGCCGGAGGGGCCGAGACCACTGTACATACATACATGATTTCTTACATGTAAGTCTGCATGTAGACATGTTTGCATGTAGCCCGGTAAGCTTCCCGTCATGACTGTTTCGGCAGATAAGCAGTGCGAAATCCTGGCCGTGGCGCTGCAGAAGGGCGGCGTCGGCAAGACAACCACCACGATCAACCTCGGCGCGAACCTGGCCGCGATGGGTCTACGCGTCCTCGTAATCGACATGGATCAGCAGGCGCACAGCACCAAGGGGCTGGGCATCGAACTCGACGCCGAGGACGCGTCCATGTACGAGGTTCTGCACCCGGACCGGGCGACGCGCGTCCCGTTGGCCAAGGTCATCGTTCCGACGCAGTTCGGCATCGACGTCGCGCCCGGTCATCTCGCGCTCAAGGAGCTCGAGCGAACCGGGCTCGGATCGGGAGGCCAGCTGCGGCTAGCGCGCCAGCTCGACGACATCGAGGGCTACGACTTCGTGCTCCTGGATTGCCCGCCGGCATTGGGGGAGCTGACCACCGCAGCACTCGCGGCGGCCGACTACGTGCTGGCCGTCCTCAAGGCCGGCCCCGACGAGGTGGACGGCCTGGTGGAGCTGGGCAACTCGATCCTCGACGTTCAGGAGACCCTCAACCCCGACGTGGAAATCCGGTACGTGCTGCTGGCCGACTTCGACGGCAACCCGAAGGCGAGCAAGGACGTGCGCAGACAACTGCGTGCCGACTGGGGGGAGTGGTCTGACGGCGGGGCCTACCTGGGCGAGATCCCGCACACGGTGCGGGTGGTGGAAGCCAAGGGCAAACGCGTACCGGTCAACGTGCACGCCCCGACCAGCACGGCGGCGGTGGCCTACCGCGAGGTCGCCGAACGCATCGCGGCAAGGCGGCACGCAGCATGAACGCCGCATCGAAACCCGCCGGATTGCAGGTCGGCTCCACCCGTCCGCTGTCGCGGGCAGAGCGACGCGCCCAAGCCGCACGGGTCACCGCCGACGAAACCCCCGTCAACGAAACCGCGCCGGCCGCGCCGGAGCCGCAGAACCCCGGTATCCCGCCCGCGCCCGTGGTGGCATCACCCGGTGGTGAGCAGAAGACTCAGCCGGCCGAGCCGGTTCGGCTCAAAGCCCGTCAACGCAAGGTGAAGAGTCCGTTCGCCACACAGCTGCACGCGGGAACCCTCGCGCGGCTCGAATGGATCAAGGCGCACGGATACGTCATCACCGACACCGTCGACGAGGCCATCAACCGCTACCTAGACGACGCCGGCATTCCAAAACCGGACCGCAACGACCGCATGCCCTGAGGGTGGCGCACGCCGCCCCCTAAGGGGCTGACGCAAAGTTGTCTTGATTCTCTCGTCGACGCTTCCAGTCATCCGCTGAGGCTCGCGCGCCGTGGAAGTGCTTCCAGCACTGCACTTCCTTTGTTGTGATCTGACC
Proteins encoded in this window:
- a CDS encoding cytochrome P450, translating into MVDVGVRYDPFDAEILNDPYPTYRMLRDTAPVFRAEESHTWVLSRHADVQAAALDHGTYSSVDGIFPTPPGSDFIGSFLPMMIVMDPPRHDQLRALVSRAFTPRRVAGLQDAVTRMAAELFDRLDEGSGSADFVADFAAILPAAVIADLLGVPAADRDRFRLWSSRLVQVDVTHGQTTDALAAAASIYAYFTEFLADRRRAPREDLMSALVNATVDGVGLTDDEVLGFCALLLVAGYETTTNLLGNSAVVLAQHPRTRRRLAADRTLLGPAVEELLRYDSPAQGLSRTLTRDVVLHETTMKRGDRVLLLFGSANRDERAFPDPDVFDVDRTCEHQVAFGRGIHFCLGAALARMEARIALNALLDKVPDWEVDLESAVRLRSGPIRGYTSLPITWAAPV
- a CDS encoding Abi family protein, with product MVETPQQAEVRRAAALDRAISTPRYASYLNAAGQDADRARKLYVWDRDLSTAILADLAIVEVALRNALHNALTGTYGPEWYQNIALDDRSMKQVERAWGYLRNPRQGHPSTPGRVIAQCTFGMWVNLLDAGGYAGREPRRVHADYEQLWRSTLRSAFPGGRIEARNDPSPHASFTRTWVHSVAKTVNVLRNRVAHHEPLHNGFPLPGQRSGQQQPNRLTAAEGVEAYMKLTRMIDRNLAEWIANNTKVTTLLATRP
- a CDS encoding LLM class flavin-dependent oxidoreductase, with product MSTYGLSVVGADLQSLAQTAQAADAAGFDAAWASEFYHRSGSISMAALANRTQNCRIGSSILYGVGRSPLVLATEARDLDELSNGRLVLGIGNGTQRMMSDWHGVSDTSAPALRMEELVALLRRIWNLHEGPVRHHGRFYTMDLVPTGDVPPLPRPIPIVTAGVRPRMCEAAGRVADGLAGHPLFTTTYVQEVVRPAIAKGAAHADRDPGDVEVISMVMCSIHEDPEIARRELAQQIAFYSAVKSYGSMLDVNGFSAEGRAIRDAFARRDFPEMFAAVSDKMIDAMGVAGTADQVRDGLKRYEGVLDHIMLYSPSVGLTPERVQENLNSLIQECSPRGTSS
- a CDS encoding TetR family transcriptional regulator, producing the protein MTAASTSLSSKPLRNRGSSVAPDPNPAGSRSRASAGRRDAILDAALAIARTGGYDAVRMRTVAERVGIAVGTLYRYYPAKTHLLVAALTREFQRLDVAGDWTGGPGTPTQRLDRLTTHLHERWQRDPLLTDAMTRAFAMADTRAATELDLAAATITTLLARTLSAGEPTPAHLHVASIISDIWLANLLAVISGRLSAADARDRIDRATRRVVDRATRHPQTP
- a CDS encoding PaaI family thioesterase, whose translation is MGCGPANPHGLRLEVYRRADSVYADVTFDERHIGAPGLAHGGAVAAACDDVLGFTLWIAGTPAVTRTLTVEYLQPVPLHQPHRITAHISARKGRALHVAATGTCTGVTRFTASAVFIAVDTAHFAAHGDISGFGGIFEQFSRHGGGAGHTP
- a CDS encoding Fis family transcriptional regulator; amino-acid sequence: MDRPARRPGPPVDAARLQPDNQGDIHRVDEGLVGSWLDDPDLAAELADELEQLERLRRLQADEELLLALQLEQFTGRLWARFSRELTRYGLGVLRAWIRHGTIYAKAKTLTGYGLGRIEGWPDDQTIDDIATDTVVAALNYFRDKVLKTHRWQSSGGASLGTFFIGQCLYQFANIYRSALRAELERIEQATTPMDELPEDEFDVIKGIEATIVTNDTVAEAMALLTTDRARQALFLQEHGFTQREIANKLGLRDAKSVENLLGHQLRQLRNRKRTS
- a CDS encoding TetR/AcrR family transcriptional regulator — encoded protein: MSDSRQPSLPDDDDIDPRRIRSRNRLLDAAATLLSTGGVEAVTVDAVTKASKVARTTLYRHFQSSSHLLAATFERLLPQVATPAPTSGSLRDQLIELLSRQAALLNDAPLHVTTLAWLSLGPAGTKDDIDDPHTSGALRARVVDQYRQPFDAILTNAEARAELGSIDCELAICQLVGPLVFARMTGLRTITRDDCTTLVDNFLAVHRQAAALSDVVGAV
- a CDS encoding ParA family protein translates to MTVSADKQCEILAVALQKGGVGKTTTTINLGANLAAMGLRVLVIDMDQQAHSTKGLGIELDAEDASMYEVLHPDRATRVPLAKVIVPTQFGIDVAPGHLALKELERTGLGSGGQLRLARQLDDIEGYDFVLLDCPPALGELTTAALAAADYVLAVLKAGPDEVDGLVELGNSILDVQETLNPDVEIRYVLLADFDGNPKASKDVRRQLRADWGEWSDGGAYLGEIPHTVRVVEAKGKRVPVNVHAPTSTAAVAYREVAERIAARRHAA
- a CDS encoding TetR/AcrR family transcriptional regulator codes for the protein MRRIPRQIADRLPAAADLFADKGLNDSKIEDVAAATGVPKATLYYYFAGKEEILAFLLEDLLKDISDAVTAIVQTDGTGAERLELVIRAQLRAMAQRPAVCRALIGELGRAARMPVIADMINTAYQRPVEALLIAGARDGSLVAQTDARSTSIALFGAVTINALMYLVTESQLNEAVVAGTLTAVMFDGLRPRRGDQP